In the genome of Augochlora pura isolate Apur16 chromosome 8, APUR_v2.2.1, whole genome shotgun sequence, one region contains:
- the LOC144474146 gene encoding uncharacterized protein LOC144474146 isoform X3 encodes MAFMMKKKKYKFSVEVGLEELTAVSFVNAVLFAKLRLLDGGSFVDHSTREEVQEHTVRWNAKFEFLCKMSANASTCVLDPCILRISVRKELKGGRSFQKLGFTDLNLAEFAGAGLCKTRCLLEGYDARHRQDNSMLRVSIKMNVLSGDILFKVPSPSLNQMQLAVPGVPGVPGLTADEVAVTDRCPNREDYVSSGSLAGSIASASSGFGSLPKKRPALFTSELLSGTECYDPMTLAEIVPSAVLPVETLAEAHTESGHSRNSSNTSQLSKGSGYGSLNSHSQHSRQSSSGDSGHIRSPSWPVWAPRIPNPSQNLGSCHQAARQPETGLDSTDSPSSSSLMLLDPRNRFWPGSSPVSSRDSKSNMRNSKTSSNVAARLSSSKHQDEIIGSRNGMTNNVGRLGYTDINNDEAVDVFKVPQDVPRHSRKNFEGNSFDLRNERNTISNDRNGQQHCNSVAASVAKPRIGQPGWRTFSKTCDCIEKGKISPVLRLADQARAVSSPDPLHRPDNPRASLRSVTTGQTLRAIGGGHRKLLDGAGGKLATVATSPADSEESSLGVPEVVPPSSQHRNSITPPNPSGGSGLSETGSLDRAKAALERRKKAEDGAGNPILCRVEVTRPNPDSLIDELIKATNLEQAVLESSETTGLQLFIAKDGTTALGSHEVKSQMPAGVFKQVVMEENNR; translated from the exons AGAGGAGGTGCAAGAGCACACGGTCAGATGGAACGCGAAGTTCGAGTTTCTCTGCAAGATGAGTGCTAACGCATCCACCTGTGTCCTGGACCCGTGTATATTGAGGATATCAGTCAGAAAG GAATTGAAGGGAGGCAGGTCCTTCCAGAAGCTCGGCTTCACCGACCTGAACCTCGCAGAATTTGCTGGAGCTGGACTCTGCAAAACGAGGTGCCTTCTAGAAGGCTACGACGCGAGACATCGGCAGGATAACTCCATGCTGCGCGTGTCTATCAAGATGAACGTGCTGTCTGGAGATATACTGTTCAAAGT GCCCTCTCCGTCGTTGAACCAAATGCAGCTCGCAGTGCCAGGTGTACCAGGTGTACCAGGCTTAACGGCTGACGAGGTGGCCGTGACGGATAGATGTCCTAACCGAGAGGATTACGTATCCAGCGGTTCGTTAGCTGGCAGCATAGCCAGCGCCAGCAGCGGTTTCGGCAGTCTTCCTAAAAAGAGGCCTGCCCTCTTTACATCGG AGCTTCTTAGCGGGACGGAGTGCTACGATCCGATGACCCTCGCCGAGATCGTACCCTCGGCGGTTCTTCCAGTGGAAACTCTGGCCGAAGCGCACACGGAGTCGGGCCATTCTCGCAACAGCAGCAATACCAGCCAGCTGAGCAAAGGATCCGGCTACGGGTCCTTGAATTCACACAGTCAGCACAGTAGGCAGAGCAGTAGTGGTGACAGTGGTCACATTAG GTCACCCTCCTGGCCGGTATGGGCTCCACGTATCCCGAACCCTTCCCAGAATCTGGGGTCGTGTCATCAAGCTGCGAGGCAGCCTGAGACTGGCCTCGACAGCACCGACTCCCCATCCTCATCTTCCTTAATGCTGTTGGACCCGCGCAACCGGTTCTGGCCGGGTTCGAGTCCAGTTTCGTCTCGCGATAGCAAATCGAATATGCGAAATTCAAAGACATCTTCGAACGTCGCGGCGCGTTTGTCTTCTAGCAAGCATCAGGACGAGATCATAGGCTCTAGGAACGGTATGACGAACAACGTCGGCCGCCTTGGATACACCGATATCAATAACGACGAGGCGGTCGATGTGTTCAAGGTGCCGCAGGACGTGCCGCGACATTCGCGTAAAAATTTCGAGGGAAACAGCTTCGATTTACGAAACGAACGCAACACGATCAGTAACGACAGAAACGGGCAACAGCATTGCAACAGCGTGGCCGCGTCAGTCGCAAAACCGAGGATCGGTCAGCCAGGTTGGAGAACCTTCTCGAAGACCTGCGACTGCATCGAGAAGGGTAAAATCAGTCCGGTCTTGCGACTGGCCGATCAAGCTAGAGCCGTGTCCTCCCCCGATCCTCTTCATAGGCCCGATAACCCCAGAGCCTCGCTACGTTCCGTGACGACCGGTCAAACCCTCAG GGCTATTGGCGGAGGCCACCGGAAGTTGCTGGACGGGGCGGGGGGCAAGCTGGCTACGGTCGCCACCAGCCCAGCGGACTCCGAGGAGTCCTCTTTAGGAGTACCGGAAGTCGTTCCACCGAGCTCCCAGCACCGAAACAGCATAACCCCACC AAATCCTTCCGGCGGCTCGGGCCTTAGTGAAACAGGATCTTTGGACCGGGCGAAGGCCGCGCTAGAGCGCAGGAAAAAGGCCGAGGACGGCGCCGGCAACCCGATCCTCTGCAGGGTCGAGGTCACCAGGCCGAACCCGGATTCCCTCATCGACGAGCTAATCAAAGCAACGAATCTAGAGCAGGCGGTCCTCGAAAGCTCCGAGA CGACCGGACTCCAGCTATTCATCGCGAAAGATGGAACGACGGCACTGGGCAGTCACGAGGTGAAAAGCCAGATGCCCGCTGGTGTGTTCAAGCAGGTGGTCATGGAGGAGAACAACAGGTAA
- the LOC144474146 gene encoding uncharacterized protein LOC144474146 isoform X1 — MAFMMKKKKYKFSVEVGLEELTAVSFVNAVLFAKLRLLDGGSFVDHSTREEVQEHTVRWNAKFEFLCKMSANASTCVLDPCILRISVRKELKGGRSFQKLGFTDLNLAEFAGAGLCKTRCLLEGYDARHRQDNSMLRVSIKMNVLSGDILFKVPSPSLNQMQLAVPGVPGVPGLTADEVAVTDRCPNREDYVSSGSLAGSIASASSGFGSLPKKRPALFTSELLSGTECYDPMTLAEIVPSAVLPVETLAEAHTESGHSRNSSNTSQLSKGSGYGSLNSHSQHSRQSSSGDSGHIRSPSWPVWAPRIPNPSQNLGSCHQAARQPETGLDSTDSPSSSSLMLLDPRNRFWPGSSPVSSRDSKSNMRNSKTSSNVAARLSSSKHQDEIIGSRNGMTNNVGRLGYTDINNDEAVDVFKVPQDVPRHSRKNFEGNSFDLRNERNTISNDRNGQQHCNSVAASVAKPRIGQPGWRTFSKTCDCIEKGKISPVLRLADQARAVSSPDPLHRPDNPRASLRSVTTGQTLRNPSGGSGLSETGSLDRAKAALERRKKAEDGAGNPILCRVEVTRPNPDSLIDELIKATNLEQAVLESSETTGLQLFIAKDGTTALGSHEVKSQMPAGVFKQVVMEENNR, encoded by the exons AGAGGAGGTGCAAGAGCACACGGTCAGATGGAACGCGAAGTTCGAGTTTCTCTGCAAGATGAGTGCTAACGCATCCACCTGTGTCCTGGACCCGTGTATATTGAGGATATCAGTCAGAAAG GAATTGAAGGGAGGCAGGTCCTTCCAGAAGCTCGGCTTCACCGACCTGAACCTCGCAGAATTTGCTGGAGCTGGACTCTGCAAAACGAGGTGCCTTCTAGAAGGCTACGACGCGAGACATCGGCAGGATAACTCCATGCTGCGCGTGTCTATCAAGATGAACGTGCTGTCTGGAGATATACTGTTCAAAGT GCCCTCTCCGTCGTTGAACCAAATGCAGCTCGCAGTGCCAGGTGTACCAGGTGTACCAGGCTTAACGGCTGACGAGGTGGCCGTGACGGATAGATGTCCTAACCGAGAGGATTACGTATCCAGCGGTTCGTTAGCTGGCAGCATAGCCAGCGCCAGCAGCGGTTTCGGCAGTCTTCCTAAAAAGAGGCCTGCCCTCTTTACATCGG AGCTTCTTAGCGGGACGGAGTGCTACGATCCGATGACCCTCGCCGAGATCGTACCCTCGGCGGTTCTTCCAGTGGAAACTCTGGCCGAAGCGCACACGGAGTCGGGCCATTCTCGCAACAGCAGCAATACCAGCCAGCTGAGCAAAGGATCCGGCTACGGGTCCTTGAATTCACACAGTCAGCACAGTAGGCAGAGCAGTAGTGGTGACAGTGGTCACATTAG GTCACCCTCCTGGCCGGTATGGGCTCCACGTATCCCGAACCCTTCCCAGAATCTGGGGTCGTGTCATCAAGCTGCGAGGCAGCCTGAGACTGGCCTCGACAGCACCGACTCCCCATCCTCATCTTCCTTAATGCTGTTGGACCCGCGCAACCGGTTCTGGCCGGGTTCGAGTCCAGTTTCGTCTCGCGATAGCAAATCGAATATGCGAAATTCAAAGACATCTTCGAACGTCGCGGCGCGTTTGTCTTCTAGCAAGCATCAGGACGAGATCATAGGCTCTAGGAACGGTATGACGAACAACGTCGGCCGCCTTGGATACACCGATATCAATAACGACGAGGCGGTCGATGTGTTCAAGGTGCCGCAGGACGTGCCGCGACATTCGCGTAAAAATTTCGAGGGAAACAGCTTCGATTTACGAAACGAACGCAACACGATCAGTAACGACAGAAACGGGCAACAGCATTGCAACAGCGTGGCCGCGTCAGTCGCAAAACCGAGGATCGGTCAGCCAGGTTGGAGAACCTTCTCGAAGACCTGCGACTGCATCGAGAAGGGTAAAATCAGTCCGGTCTTGCGACTGGCCGATCAAGCTAGAGCCGTGTCCTCCCCCGATCCTCTTCATAGGCCCGATAACCCCAGAGCCTCGCTACGTTCCGTGACGACCGGTCAAACCCTCAG AAATCCTTCCGGCGGCTCGGGCCTTAGTGAAACAGGATCTTTGGACCGGGCGAAGGCCGCGCTAGAGCGCAGGAAAAAGGCCGAGGACGGCGCCGGCAACCCGATCCTCTGCAGGGTCGAGGTCACCAGGCCGAACCCGGATTCCCTCATCGACGAGCTAATCAAAGCAACGAATCTAGAGCAGGCGGTCCTCGAAAGCTCCGAGA CGACCGGACTCCAGCTATTCATCGCGAAAGATGGAACGACGGCACTGGGCAGTCACGAGGTGAAAAGCCAGATGCCCGCTGGTGTGTTCAAGCAGGTGGTCATGGAGGAGAACAACAGGTAA